The Urbifossiella limnaea genome has a window encoding:
- a CDS encoding c-type cytochrome — protein sequence MTRRTDYLLRALVLALAAGVVGCKQQMGDQPYYKPYEPTDFFEDGRSNRPLERGVVHRGQYLDSDPLVTGLTPAEWGRFWARGDKKVDPAAAVAAEDRETSYGAPRFDPRQPGSPQVYVTEFPFEITAQDLDIGGRRFTAYCAMCHGPLGNGKGKIWERGYLKPTSFHTEPVEANEPADFGQINLGFSRGFWKWDVRIPMRDVPVGYYFEVITKGYGAMGSYAAQIKPADRWRIIAYVRALQLSQRAEVGQLPADVVGRINAGGNQP from the coding sequence ATGACTCGCCGCACCGACTACCTCCTGCGCGCCCTCGTGCTGGCCCTCGCCGCCGGCGTGGTGGGGTGCAAGCAGCAGATGGGCGACCAGCCGTACTACAAGCCGTACGAGCCGACCGACTTCTTCGAAGACGGCCGCTCCAACCGCCCGCTCGAGCGCGGCGTCGTCCACCGCGGCCAATACCTCGACAGCGACCCGCTCGTGACCGGGCTGACGCCGGCCGAGTGGGGCCGGTTCTGGGCGCGCGGCGACAAGAAGGTGGACCCCGCCGCCGCGGTCGCCGCCGAGGACCGCGAGACGAGCTACGGCGCCCCGCGGTTCGACCCGCGGCAGCCGGGCAGCCCGCAGGTGTACGTCACCGAGTTCCCGTTCGAGATCACGGCCCAGGACCTGGACATCGGCGGCCGGCGGTTCACCGCCTACTGCGCGATGTGCCACGGGCCGCTCGGCAACGGGAAGGGGAAGATCTGGGAGCGCGGGTACCTGAAGCCCACGTCGTTCCACACCGAGCCGGTGGAGGCGAACGAGCCCGCCGACTTCGGCCAGATCAACCTCGGCTTCAGCCGCGGGTTCTGGAAGTGGGACGTCCGCATCCCGATGCGGGACGTGCCGGTCGGGTACTACTTCGAGGTCATCACCAAGGGCTACGGGGCGATGGGGAGCTACGCCGCCCAGATCAAGCCCGCGGACCGGTGGCGGATCATCGCCTACGTCCGGGCGCTGCAGCTGAGTCAGCGGGCCGAGGTGGGCCAGCTGCCGGCCGACGTGGTGGGGCGGATCAACGCCGGGGGGAACCAGCCGTGA
- the nrfD gene encoding NrfD/PsrC family molybdoenzyme membrane anchor subunit, which produces MHPLVLNKHDLVSVGDAIGNVVLEGKHPRGWWIGFLAGFAMLQVLAISVAWLFYMGVGIWGINVPVAWGFAIINFVWWIGIGHAGTLISAILLLLHQKWRTSINRFSEAMTIFAVMCAGVFPLIHMGRPWFFYWLYPFPNIAGVYPQFRSPLTWDVFAVTTYFTVSLVFWYIGLVPDLAALRDQAQKKWQRILYGLLALGWRGSAIHWRRYEKVYLLLGGLSTPLVLSVHTVVSFDFAVSIVPLWHATIFPPFFVAGAIFSGFAMVVALAIPIRHWYKLEDFFTDHHMDVMAKVMLATGFLVTYGYFSEVWMAWYGHSLYEWGTTIERIFGPYGWSYWCLIFFNCGIPLTLLWSKKVRRSEFWLEVCCISILIGMWFERYVIVITLSRDQVPSSWGRYNPTIWDYATMVGSLGLFFFLFFLFIRYLPMISITEMRELLPKKQGGGGGHSIMENAP; this is translated from the coding sequence ATGCACCCGCTCGTGCTCAACAAGCACGACCTGGTCAGCGTCGGCGACGCCATCGGCAACGTCGTCCTCGAGGGGAAGCACCCGCGCGGCTGGTGGATCGGCTTCCTCGCCGGCTTCGCCATGCTCCAGGTGCTCGCGATCTCGGTCGCGTGGCTCTTCTACATGGGCGTCGGCATCTGGGGCATCAACGTCCCGGTCGCCTGGGGCTTCGCGATCATCAACTTCGTGTGGTGGATCGGCATCGGCCACGCCGGCACGCTGATCTCCGCCATCCTCCTGCTGCTCCACCAGAAGTGGCGCACGAGCATCAATCGCTTCTCCGAGGCGATGACGATCTTCGCGGTCATGTGCGCGGGCGTGTTCCCGCTGATCCACATGGGCCGGCCGTGGTTCTTCTACTGGCTGTACCCGTTCCCCAACATCGCCGGCGTGTACCCGCAGTTCCGCTCCCCGCTGACGTGGGACGTGTTCGCGGTCACCACGTACTTCACCGTGTCGCTGGTGTTCTGGTACATCGGCCTCGTGCCCGACCTGGCCGCCCTCCGCGACCAGGCCCAGAAGAAGTGGCAGCGGATCCTGTACGGCCTGCTGGCCCTCGGCTGGCGCGGCTCGGCCATCCACTGGCGGCGCTACGAGAAGGTGTACCTGCTGCTGGGCGGCCTGAGCACCCCGCTCGTGCTGTCGGTGCACACGGTCGTGTCCTTCGACTTCGCCGTGTCGATCGTGCCCCTGTGGCACGCCACGATCTTCCCGCCGTTCTTCGTCGCCGGGGCCATCTTCTCGGGCTTCGCGATGGTGGTGGCGCTGGCGATCCCGATCCGCCACTGGTACAAGCTCGAAGACTTCTTCACCGACCACCACATGGACGTGATGGCGAAGGTGATGCTCGCCACCGGCTTCCTGGTCACCTACGGGTACTTCTCGGAAGTGTGGATGGCGTGGTACGGGCACAGCCTGTACGAGTGGGGCACCACCATCGAGCGCATCTTCGGCCCCTACGGGTGGTCGTACTGGTGCCTCATCTTCTTCAACTGCGGCATCCCGCTGACGCTGCTGTGGAGCAAGAAGGTCCGCCGCAGCGAGTTCTGGCTGGAGGTGTGCTGCATCTCCATCCTCATCGGCATGTGGTTCGAGCGGTACGTGATCGTCATCACGCTCAGCCGCGACCAGGTGCCGAGCAGCTGGGGCCGGTACAACCCGACGATCTGGGACTACGCGACCATGGTCGGGTCGCTGGGTCTGTTCTTCTTCCTGTTCTTCCTGTTCATCCGCTACCTGCCGATGATCTCGATCACCGAGATGCGGGAACTCCTCCCGAAGAAGCAGGGCGGCGGCGGCGGGCACTCGATCATGGAGAACGCGCCGTGA
- a CDS encoding DUF3341 domain-containing protein, whose amino-acid sequence MNVDIPTIVPMVDTTVVPHGPDPDAPKPFAVLAGFATADDLVVATRKAVAAGYTRLDTHTPYPVAETADAIGYPKSEMGAVMLIGGLTGAFAGFFMQYWNNAYGYSLNIGGRPYMSWPSFVPIAFEMMVLTAALSGFFGLMALCGLPRLNHPLFNSTAFDRFSRDQFFLSIEAVDPKYDSAATLAFAATLNPVSVEEVME is encoded by the coding sequence GTGAACGTGGACATCCCCACCATCGTGCCGATGGTCGACACGACCGTCGTGCCCCACGGCCCGGACCCGGACGCGCCCAAGCCGTTCGCCGTCCTCGCCGGGTTCGCCACCGCCGACGACCTGGTCGTCGCCACCCGCAAGGCCGTGGCCGCCGGGTACACGCGGCTGGACACCCACACCCCGTACCCGGTCGCGGAGACGGCCGACGCCATCGGCTACCCGAAGTCCGAGATGGGCGCGGTGATGCTGATCGGCGGCCTCACCGGGGCGTTCGCCGGGTTCTTCATGCAGTACTGGAACAACGCCTACGGGTACTCGCTGAACATCGGCGGCCGCCCGTACATGAGCTGGCCGTCGTTCGTCCCCATCGCCTTCGAGATGATGGTGCTGACGGCCGCGCTCAGCGGGTTCTTCGGCCTCATGGCCCTGTGCGGGCTGCCGCGGCTGAACCACCCGCTGTTCAACAGCACGGCGTTCGACCGGTTCTCCCGCGACCAGTTCTTCCTGTCCATCGAGGCGGTGGACCCGAAGTACGACTCGGCCGCCACGCTGGCGTTCGCCGCGACGCTGAACCCGGTGTCGGTCGAGGAGGTGATGGAATGA